A single region of the Candidatus Thiopontia autotrophica genome encodes:
- the mpl gene encoding UDP-N-acetylmuramate:L-alanyl-gamma-D-glutamyl-meso-diaminopimelate ligase, with protein sequence MHIHILGICGTFMGGIALLARASGHTVSGSDANVYPPMSTQLEEAGITLQEGYEADHLDPAPDMVVIGNAMSRGNRAVEYVLEQGIPYTSGPQWLSEHVLQGRWVLAVSGTHGKTSTSSMLAWILEYAGLPPGFLIGGVPENFGVSARLGNAPFFVVEADEYDTAFFDKRSKFVHYRPRTLIINNLEFDHADIFDDLAAIQKQFHHQIRTVPGNGLIIHPAGETAVDELIDMGCWTSTETIDGDWDAIRDDAAWSRFLVSLQGEPVGEVSWDLTGWHNRSNALAAIAAARHAGVPVRHAIDALAEFRNVRRRMEVKGTVNGVTVYDDFAHHPTAIRLTLDGLRGKVREDRILAIMEPRSNTMRMGVHQQSLAGSFESADRVFLVDDGSLEWDLAKSMDESIVQVTIAETVEQIVESVADWALPGDHILVMSNGGFGGIHEKLLERLEK encoded by the coding sequence ATGCATATCCATATTCTTGGAATCTGTGGCACTTTCATGGGCGGCATTGCCTTGCTGGCGCGTGCGTCAGGCCATACTGTTTCTGGTTCTGATGCCAATGTTTACCCTCCCATGAGCACCCAGTTGGAGGAGGCGGGGATTACTCTGCAGGAGGGGTATGAGGCAGATCATCTGGATCCAGCGCCTGATATGGTGGTGATTGGCAATGCAATGAGCCGTGGAAACAGAGCCGTTGAATATGTGCTGGAGCAGGGGATTCCATACACATCAGGCCCACAGTGGTTATCAGAGCATGTACTGCAGGGGCGCTGGGTACTGGCCGTATCTGGTACACACGGTAAAACCTCTACTTCAAGCATGCTCGCATGGATTCTGGAGTATGCAGGATTGCCCCCGGGCTTTCTGATTGGTGGAGTGCCAGAGAATTTTGGGGTATCCGCCCGGTTGGGGAATGCCCCATTTTTTGTGGTGGAGGCCGATGAGTACGATACCGCTTTTTTTGATAAACGCTCCAAGTTTGTCCACTATCGTCCAAGAACCCTGATTATCAATAATCTTGAATTTGACCATGCTGATATATTTGATGACCTGGCGGCAATCCAGAAACAGTTTCACCATCAGATACGCACTGTGCCCGGAAACGGACTGATCATCCATCCTGCCGGCGAGACAGCAGTTGATGAATTGATTGATATGGGGTGCTGGACATCGACAGAGACAATTGACGGGGATTGGGATGCCATAAGGGATGACGCTGCATGGAGTCGCTTTCTGGTATCACTGCAGGGAGAACCTGTTGGTGAGGTGAGCTGGGATCTGACTGGTTGGCATAACCGATCAAATGCCCTGGCTGCAATAGCCGCAGCACGTCATGCTGGGGTACCGGTCCGCCATGCAATTGATGCCCTGGCAGAGTTCAGGAATGTTCGTCGTCGCATGGAGGTCAAAGGCACAGTGAATGGAGTGACTGTCTACGATGATTTTGCCCACCACCCAACAGCTATCAGACTGACACTTGATGGACTGCGTGGCAAGGTGAGGGAGGATCGAATCCTCGCAATTATGGAGCCACGCTCAAACACTATGCGTATGGGGGTACATCAACAATCACTGGCGGGCTCATTCGAGAGTGCAGACAGGGTTTTTCTGGTTGATGATGGATCACTGGAGTGGGATCTTGCCAAATCAATGGATGAGTCTATAGTGCAGGTTACCATAGCTGAAACTGTTGAGCAGATTGTAGAGTCAGTAGCAGATTGGGCTCTTCCGGGAGACCATATCCTGGTTATGAGCAATGGCGGGTTTGGCGGCATACATGAGAAATTACTGGAGCGACTCGAGAAGTGA
- a CDS encoding YchJ family protein produces the protein MSDCYCGSGKPYSECCEPYLKGDSFPDTAEALMRSRYSAYVAGEVDYIHNTLHPDHRADHDLDAARKWSQDSEWLGLEIISTSNGDKGDATGIVEFKAGYRDKSGTHYAHEVSRFKRVDGKWVYVDGDMPKPETFRNKEKKVGRNEPCPCGSGKKYKKCCGR, from the coding sequence ATGAGTGATTGTTATTGCGGTTCAGGAAAACCATACAGCGAATGTTGTGAGCCTTATCTGAAGGGAGACTCCTTTCCAGATACTGCAGAGGCGTTGATGCGTTCTCGTTACAGTGCTTACGTGGCAGGCGAGGTTGACTATATCCACAATACACTCCACCCGGACCATCGAGCTGACCATGATCTGGATGCAGCCAGGAAGTGGTCACAAGACTCGGAGTGGCTTGGACTTGAGATTATATCGACCTCTAATGGTGACAAGGGTGATGCTACAGGTATAGTTGAATTCAAAGCTGGTTACCGGGACAAGAGTGGAACACACTACGCGCATGAGGTTAGCCGGTTTAAGAGAGTAGATGGAAAGTGGGTCTATGTAGATGGCGATATGCCAAAACCAGAGACCTTTCGTAACAAAGAGAAGAAGGTGGGACGTAATGAGCCGTGCCCCTGTGGGTCAGGCAAGAAATACAAGAAGTGCTGTGGGCGTTGA
- a CDS encoding zinc ABC transporter substrate-binding protein has translation MIRSIWLACLLIPTVASAVQIQVFTTVLPLKSLAEKIGGEHVNVTSMVGSGDDPHTFSPTSQQIARLAQADLYITAGIEFEKAWMERIKSTNSEMEIIGDSNGHEHEHEHEHELDPHPWTSPLLAMNMADTISDALIRIDPNNHKFYDKNRYSLQAELSLLDQEIQKQLKNLKQRKFMVFHPAWGHFAERYGLTQISIEHEGKEPGARALVELIREARKEKIRVIFVQPQLSKRAAEQIADAIGGRVVPIDPLSADYINNMRKISQQLSETLQ, from the coding sequence ATGATTCGCTCCATTTGGTTAGCTTGCTTGCTGATCCCTACAGTGGCTAGTGCTGTACAGATTCAGGTTTTTACCACTGTCCTGCCGCTCAAGTCATTGGCCGAGAAAATTGGTGGAGAGCATGTAAATGTCACCTCAATGGTAGGCTCAGGAGATGATCCACATACTTTTAGTCCCACTTCTCAACAAATTGCCAGACTGGCACAAGCTGATCTATATATAACTGCAGGAATTGAATTTGAGAAAGCCTGGATGGAGAGGATAAAATCCACCAACTCTGAGATGGAGATTATTGGTGACAGTAATGGCCATGAACATGAACATGAACACGAACACGAACTAGACCCACACCCCTGGACCAGCCCGCTATTAGCCATGAATATGGCTGATACAATTAGCGATGCATTAATCAGGATAGACCCAAACAACCATAAATTTTACGACAAAAACAGGTACTCTCTACAAGCTGAACTCAGCTTGCTGGACCAGGAGATTCAGAAACAGCTAAAAAATCTGAAGCAGAGAAAATTTATGGTTTTCCACCCTGCCTGGGGCCATTTTGCAGAACGGTACGGGCTAACTCAGATCTCAATAGAGCATGAGGGAAAAGAGCCTGGTGCTCGTGCACTCGTAGAATTGATCAGAGAGGCCAGAAAGGAGAAGATCAGGGTAATTTTTGTTCAGCCACAACTTAGCAAGCGTGCTGCTGAACAGATTGCAGATGCAATTGGCGGCCGTGTTGTACCTATTGACCCTCTCTCAGCAGATTACATCAATAATATGAGAAAAATATCCCAACAGCTCTCTGAGACACTGCAGTAA
- a CDS encoding metal ABC transporter permease has translation MNEFFAALSEYTFLQYSLIAGLLASIGCGVMGTYVVVKRIAFIAGGIAHSVLGGMGAAIYFGVDPLAGALGAAIISALLIGWIRLQWRAQEDTLIGAMWAIGMAIGVLFISKTPGYQTDLMSFLFGNILLVPESSLWFMALLDTVLLLIVGAYHRQFLAVAFDEEFARLRGIPVTFFYLLLLILVAVTVVLLIQVVGLILVLALLTLPAAVAGHYVDSIGKMMVLATLLGGALTVSGLALSYQPDLPAGPTIILLAGAVYVLSAIFTQSRAKRRARLAVEEGRG, from the coding sequence ATGAACGAATTCTTCGCTGCCCTTTCTGAATATACCTTTCTGCAATATAGCCTGATTGCCGGGCTACTAGCCAGCATTGGTTGCGGGGTTATGGGAACCTATGTGGTAGTCAAAAGGATTGCGTTCATTGCTGGAGGCATTGCTCACTCCGTTCTTGGTGGAATGGGAGCGGCCATATATTTTGGAGTAGACCCTCTCGCTGGTGCCTTGGGTGCAGCCATCATATCTGCTCTGCTGATTGGATGGATTCGCCTACAGTGGCGTGCTCAGGAAGATACTCTTATTGGAGCCATGTGGGCGATAGGAATGGCGATTGGGGTACTCTTTATCTCCAAAACACCAGGCTATCAGACCGACCTGATGAGCTTTCTGTTTGGTAACATATTGTTGGTTCCAGAATCCAGCCTCTGGTTTATGGCTCTGCTCGATACAGTTCTACTGCTGATTGTAGGTGCATACCACAGACAATTTCTTGCTGTTGCATTTGATGAGGAGTTTGCCAGACTTCGCGGCATTCCAGTTACCTTCTTCTATCTGCTTCTCCTTATCCTGGTCGCAGTGACAGTTGTACTGCTGATTCAGGTGGTTGGGCTGATTCTGGTGCTTGCACTATTGACACTACCAGCCGCAGTTGCGGGGCATTATGTAGACTCTATTGGGAAAATGATGGTGTTGGCCACACTGCTTGGCGGAGCTCTCACTGTTTCCGGACTGGCGCTCTCCTATCAACCAGACCTGCCCGCCGGCCCTACAATTATTCTACTGGCTGGCGCAGTATATGTGCTCTCTGCGATATTTACACAGTCTCGTGCAAAACGCCGAGCACGCTTGGCGGTTGAGGAGGGGCGTGGTTGA
- a CDS encoding ABC transporter ATP-binding protein, translated as MKSQDPLIQIKDVSFSYGTTTVLEKINLEVNDGEFLGIVGPNAGGKSTLLKLALGLLTPHSGTIRILGKRPHKARSQIGYVPQYPSFSKEFPITVEQLVLLGRLGTSCKQGFLHALKPGGYSRKDYQATRQALIEVEAEDLVQRQIGSLSGGQLQRVLLARALVSNPSILILDEPTANIDQRLEGDIFDLLKRLNQRMAILVVSHDIAFISSYVTRVACINRTLVCHHTDAIDGEVIQNLYGEDVRMVAHHH; from the coding sequence ATGAAGTCACAAGATCCACTTATCCAGATTAAAGATGTATCTTTCTCCTACGGTACAACTACCGTACTGGAGAAAATTAATCTTGAGGTAAATGATGGCGAGTTTCTGGGCATTGTCGGCCCCAACGCAGGAGGGAAAAGCACTCTGCTTAAACTGGCTCTCGGCCTACTCACTCCACACTCCGGAACAATCAGGATTTTGGGAAAGAGACCTCACAAGGCACGATCTCAAATCGGCTATGTGCCACAATATCCAAGCTTTTCAAAAGAGTTTCCTATCACTGTAGAACAGTTGGTGCTGTTGGGGAGGCTGGGTACAAGCTGCAAACAGGGGTTTCTCCATGCGCTTAAACCGGGAGGATATTCAAGGAAAGATTATCAGGCAACCCGCCAAGCTCTGATAGAGGTCGAGGCAGAGGATCTTGTGCAACGTCAGATTGGGAGCCTTTCCGGTGGACAGCTACAACGTGTGCTACTGGCCAGGGCACTGGTCTCAAACCCATCAATTCTAATTCTGGACGAACCCACGGCAAATATTGATCAACGACTTGAAGGGGACATTTTCGACCTGTTAAAACGGTTAAACCAGCGCATGGCTATTTTGGTGGTATCCCATGATATAGCCTTCATCTCAAGTTATGTTACCCGGGTTGCCTGCATCAACAGAACACTGGTATGCCACCATACAGATGCCATTGATGGCGAGGTTATTCAAAACCTGTACGGTGAAGATGTGCGCATGGTGGCACATCACCATTAG